A genomic window from Brevibacillus agri includes:
- the steA gene encoding putative cytokinetic ring protein SteA, with protein sequence MGKRKRLDFLTYTGVIAADRKTKQLCKRLHPHHIAVIDHPDVDEMAARSLLEAGTRVVVNLSAFMTGQYPAEGARLLLRAGVALYEAEREPAEPTALEAWNGQFAAIREGSLYLKRKAQWELALLLRHVTVEAVLGKWAEAQSRLDDTLSLFIDNTLMYANKEKDLFLKPLCPMPLRTRLEKRHVVVVVRGKHYKEDLQTLSSYIRECRPVLIGVDGGADALLQAGYKPDLIVGDMDSISDKALLCGAEIVVHAFVDGLAPGKARVEQLGVAHHVLPAPGTSEDVAMLLAYEKKAELIVTIGAHTNMIDFLEKGRKGMASTLLVRTKIGPRLIDAKGVSQLYQPTGSWKLWGWCMAAMLLPVTAALMIHPIARHAAQMLWTQWRIWAF encoded by the coding sequence ATGGGCAAGCGAAAACGTCTCGATTTTCTTACCTATACGGGAGTGATTGCTGCTGACCGCAAGACGAAGCAGCTTTGCAAACGGCTCCACCCCCACCATATCGCCGTCATCGATCATCCCGATGTGGATGAGATGGCGGCCAGGTCCTTGCTGGAAGCGGGGACGAGGGTAGTTGTCAACCTGTCCGCTTTCATGACAGGACAGTATCCAGCCGAAGGAGCGCGGCTCTTGCTGCGAGCGGGCGTCGCTTTGTACGAGGCAGAGCGCGAGCCGGCAGAGCCGACCGCGTTGGAAGCGTGGAACGGCCAATTTGCAGCCATCCGGGAAGGCAGTCTGTACTTGAAACGAAAGGCGCAATGGGAGCTTGCCCTGTTGCTTCGCCACGTCACAGTGGAGGCGGTGCTCGGGAAGTGGGCCGAGGCGCAGAGCAGGCTGGATGATACGCTGTCCTTATTTATTGATAACACGCTCATGTACGCCAATAAAGAAAAAGACTTGTTTTTAAAGCCGCTCTGTCCCATGCCGCTGCGGACCAGACTGGAAAAACGGCACGTCGTCGTCGTCGTCCGCGGCAAGCATTACAAGGAAGATTTGCAGACGCTCTCCTCCTACATACGCGAATGCCGGCCCGTGCTCATCGGGGTCGACGGGGGAGCGGACGCTCTTTTGCAAGCGGGGTACAAGCCCGACCTGATCGTCGGCGACATGGACAGCATCTCGGACAAGGCGCTCTTGTGCGGGGCCGAAATCGTCGTCCACGCCTTTGTCGACGGGCTTGCTCCCGGAAAAGCCAGAGTCGAGCAGCTCGGGGTGGCGCATCACGTCCTGCCTGCGCCTGGCACGAGCGAAGATGTGGCGATGCTGTTGGCCTATGAGAAAAAAGCAGAGCTGATCGTGACGATTGGTGCCCATACGAACATGATTGATTTTCTGGAAAAAGGCCGCAAAGGGATGGCCAGTACTTTGCTGGTGCGCACGAAGATCGGCCCCAGGCTGATTGACGCCAAAGGAGTCAGCCAGCTCTACCAGCCGACTGGCTCGTGGAAGCTGTGGGGCTGGTGCATGGCGGCGATGCTGTTGCCTGTCACCGCTGCGCTGATGATTCATCCGATCGCCCGTCACGCGGCGCAAATGCTCTGGACGCAATGGCGGATCTGGGCTTTTTAA
- a CDS encoding DUF2759 family protein: protein MKIVLFDILMFVFTFFIAWGCLNSIKAKNKFAIGFGLLSLAVFLFADGLIIYYITKGA, encoded by the coding sequence ATGAAGATTGTGTTGTTTGATATTTTGATGTTCGTCTTCACGTTTTTTATCGCTTGGGGCTGTTTGAACTCGATTAAGGCGAAAAACAAATTCGCAATCGGATTTGGCTTGCTTTCGCTGGCGGTTTTCCTGTTTGCTGACGGTTTGATTATTTACTACATAACAAAGGGAGCCTAG
- a CDS encoding class I SAM-dependent methyltransferase, which translates to MKMDFHAKENEDSYTGRAADATWASTMLSVVDPRDKRVVDIGCGGGIYSKAWAKLGAASVTGVDFSSVMLAAAQKQCADEPRISFVQGDALETGLPDGCADIVFARALIHHLHDLRGFFSEVKRLLATGGICLIQDRTIDDCAVPASQTHLRGYFFEQFPRLLEVEAKRRPADRTVRAAMQQAGLAKIERLSLWEVRRVYGTLDELARDLRSRKGRSLLHELTDAELEQLVDAICLKLSGHETISEQDRWTIWIGK; encoded by the coding sequence ATGAAAATGGATTTTCACGCCAAGGAAAACGAAGACAGCTACACAGGTCGAGCGGCAGACGCCACGTGGGCGAGCACCATGCTGTCTGTCGTCGATCCGCGCGACAAGCGCGTGGTCGATATCGGCTGCGGAGGCGGCATCTACAGCAAGGCGTGGGCGAAGCTGGGCGCTGCAAGCGTCACCGGAGTCGATTTTTCCAGCGTGATGCTGGCAGCGGCGCAAAAGCAATGCGCAGACGAGCCGCGCATCTCGTTCGTGCAGGGCGATGCGCTGGAAACCGGGCTGCCTGACGGCTGTGCCGATATCGTCTTTGCCCGGGCGCTGATTCACCATCTCCACGATCTGCGCGGATTTTTTTCCGAAGTAAAACGACTGCTCGCTACCGGCGGCATTTGTCTGATTCAGGATCGAACGATTGACGACTGTGCCGTCCCGGCTTCCCAAACGCATCTGCGGGGCTATTTTTTCGAGCAGTTTCCGCGATTGCTTGAAGTCGAGGCCAAGCGTCGCCCGGCTGATCGGACGGTCCGGGCAGCGATGCAGCAGGCTGGACTTGCAAAAATCGAGCGGTTGTCGCTCTGGGAGGTCAGGCGCGTCTATGGCACTCTCGATGAGCTGGCGCGTGATTTGCGCTCGCGCAAAGGGCGTTCTTTGCTCCACGAGCTGACGGACGCCGAGCTGGAGCAGTTGGTGGACGCGATTTGCCTGAAGCTGTCCGGACATGAGACGATCAGCGAGCAGGATCGCTGGACGATATGGATAGGCAAATAA
- a CDS encoding VOC family protein, producing the protein MSNQFEWIGLDHVQLAAPPGAEEEARRFFTGLLGMPEVPKPEKLRARGGAWFRCGAQLIHLGIEQGFVPAKKAHPAFVVQNIEALIAHLEQAGVPIRLDDEIPGLVRFFTEDPFGNRLEFMEAK; encoded by the coding sequence ATGAGTAACCAGTTTGAATGGATCGGCTTGGATCACGTCCAGTTGGCAGCCCCGCCAGGAGCGGAAGAGGAGGCACGGCGCTTTTTCACAGGCTTGCTCGGCATGCCGGAAGTGCCCAAGCCGGAAAAGCTCCGGGCGCGCGGCGGCGCATGGTTCCGCTGCGGCGCCCAATTGATTCACCTCGGAATCGAGCAGGGCTTTGTTCCGGCGAAAAAAGCGCACCCTGCCTTTGTCGTGCAAAACATCGAGGCGCTGATCGCGCATTTGGAGCAGGCGGGCGTACCGATTCGGCTCGACGATGAAATCCCCGGGCTTGTCCGCTTCTTTACCGAAGACCCATTCGGAAACCGTCTGGAGTTTATGGAGGCGAAGTAG